In a single window of the Palaemon carinicauda isolate YSFRI2023 chromosome 10, ASM3689809v2, whole genome shotgun sequence genome:
- the LOC137648315 gene encoding uncharacterized protein, producing MDQKLDIRVDQKLEISMDQKLEIRVDQKLEISMDQKLEIRVDQKLEISMDPKLEISMDQKVGIPVDQKIEISMDQKLEIRVDQKLEISMDQKLEKRVDQKLEISMDQKLEKRVDQKLEISMDQKLEKRVDQKLEISMDQKLEKRVDQKLEISMDQKLEKRVDQKLEISMDQKLEKRQNKHGSKA from the coding sequence ATGGATCAAAAGCTTGATATACGTGTGGATCAAAAGCTTGAAATAAGCATGGATCAAAAGCTTGAGATACGTGTGGATCAAAAGCTTGAGATAAGCATGGACCAAAAGCTTGAGATACGTGTGGATCAAAAGCTTGAAATAAGCATGGATCCAAAGCTCGAAATAAGTATGGATCAAAAGGTCGGAATACCTGTGGATCAAAAGATTGAAATAAGCATGGATCAAAAGCTTGAGATACGTGTGGATCAAAAGCTCGAAATAAGCATGGATCAAAAGCTTGAGAAACGTGTGGATCAAAAGCTCGAAATAAGCATGGATCAAAAGCTTGAGAAACGTGTGGATCAAAAGCTCGAAATAAGCATGGATCAAAAGCTTGAGAAACGTGTGGATCAAAAGCTCGAAATAAGCATGGATCAAAAGCTTGAGAAACGTGTGGATCAAAAGCTCGAAATAAGCATGGATCAAAAGCTTGAGAAACGTGTGGATCAAAAGCTCGAAATAAGCATGGATCAAAAGCTTGAGAAACGTCAAAATAAGCATGGATCAAAAGCTTGA
- the LOC137648316 gene encoding coiled-coil domain-containing protein 8-like: MDQKLDIRVDQKLEISMDQKLEIRVDQKLEISMDQKLEIRVDQKLEISMDPKLEISMDQRVEIPVDQKIEISMDPKLEISKDKKLEIRVDQKLEISMDQKLEIRVDQKLKYTCGTKLEISVDQRFEIRVDQKLEIYVDQKFEICVDPKLEIRVDRKLEIYVHQKFEIPVDPKPEISVEQKFEMRVDLKLEIYVDPKFEIYVDPKFEILVD, translated from the exons ATGGATCAAAAGCTTGATATACGTGTGGATCAAAAGCTTGAAATAAGCATGGATCAAAAGCTTGAGATACGTGTGGATCAAAAGCTTGAGATAAGCATGGACCAAAAGCTTGAGATACGTGTGGATCAAAAGCTTGAAATAAGCATGGATCCAAAGCTCGAAATAAGTATGGATCAAAGGGTCGAAATACCTGTGGATCAAAAGATTGAAATAAGCATGGATCCAAAGCTCGAAATAAGTAAGGATAAAAAGCTTGAGATACGTGTGGATCAAAAGCTTGAAATAAGCATGGACCAAAAGCTTGAGATACGTGTGGATCAAAAGCTTAAATATACGTGTGGAACAAAA CTCGAAATAAGTGTGGATCAAAGGTTCGAAATACGTGTGGATCAAAAGCTCGAAATATATGTGGATCAAAAGTTCGAAATATGTGTGGATCCTAAGCTTGAAATACGTGTGGATCGAAAACTCGAAATATATGTGCATCAAAAGTTCGAAATACCCGTGGATCCAAAGCCCGAAATAAGTGTGGAACAAAAGTTCGAAATGCGTGTGGATCTAAAGCTCGAAATATATGTGGATCCAAAGTTCGAAATATATGTGGATCCAAAGTTCGAAATACTTGTGGATTAA